Proteins from a single region of Abyssalbus ytuae:
- a CDS encoding YceI family protein encodes MKQLIYTFVLLLFSVPSMMEAQNLVLDPSSKLSVSGTSTLHDWECNVEKFNGKVVCTFENGEIADISDFKFDFEVTSLDSGKNGMDKKMYEALKESSFPEISYEFKSVKIDEKGNATFTGTMFIAGVKKEFTTPVKITCNAGDVRLTGKKSFNLSDFNIEAPTALLGTIKTGEEVTIHYDVKLNKVN; translated from the coding sequence ATGAAACAACTTATTTACACATTTGTATTACTTCTGTTCTCTGTCCCGAGTATGATGGAGGCTCAAAACCTGGTTTTGGACCCTTCATCAAAGCTTTCGGTTTCAGGGACTTCAACTTTACATGATTGGGAGTGTAATGTTGAAAAATTTAACGGAAAGGTAGTGTGCACTTTTGAAAATGGTGAAATTGCTGATATAAGCGATTTCAAATTCGACTTTGAAGTAACAAGCCTTGATAGCGGAAAAAACGGAATGGATAAAAAAATGTATGAAGCATTAAAAGAATCTTCATTTCCTGAGATAAGCTATGAGTTTAAAAGTGTAAAAATTGATGAAAAAGGTAATGCTACTTTTACCGGCACTATGTTTATTGCCGGTGTAAAAAAAGAGTTTACAACACCGGTCAAAATTACTTGCAATGCCGGTGATGTAAGGCTTACTGGTAAAAAGTCATTTAATCTTTCCGATTTTAATATTGAAGCTCCCACTGCTCTACTGGGAACTATAAAAACAGGGGAAGAAGTTACAATTCACTACGATGTGAAATTAAACAAAGTGAACTAA
- a CDS encoding thymidylate synthase, with protein sequence MKAYLDLLKHVLENGNQKGDRTGTGTLSVFGYQMRFDLSDGFPMVTTKKLHLKSIIYELLWFLKGDTNIEYLQQNGVRIWNEWADENGDLGPVYGHQWRNWNSEGIDQIKEVIETLKNNPDSRRMLVSAWNPSVLPDISVSFSDNVANGKAALPPCHAFFQFYVAEGKLSCQLYQRSADIFLGVPFNIASYALLTMMVAQVCGYKPGEFIHTFGDAHIYNNHMEQVELQLSREPRPLPKMIINKEIKDIFDFKFEDFSLVDYNPHPHIKGAVAV encoded by the coding sequence ATGAAAGCATATTTAGATCTTCTTAAACACGTTTTAGAGAACGGTAATCAAAAAGGTGACAGAACAGGGACAGGTACTTTGAGTGTATTTGGTTATCAAATGCGTTTTGATTTAAGTGACGGGTTTCCAATGGTGACTACTAAGAAACTTCACTTAAAATCCATTATATATGAATTGTTATGGTTTTTAAAAGGAGATACCAATATTGAATATCTTCAACAAAACGGGGTAAGAATATGGAATGAATGGGCTGATGAAAATGGTGATTTAGGGCCGGTATACGGCCACCAATGGAGAAACTGGAATAGTGAAGGGATTGATCAGATAAAGGAAGTGATTGAAACACTAAAAAATAATCCTGACAGTCGAAGAATGCTGGTTTCAGCTTGGAATCCAAGTGTTTTGCCAGATATTTCTGTTTCGTTTTCCGACAATGTAGCCAATGGCAAAGCAGCTTTACCTCCCTGTCATGCCTTTTTTCAGTTTTACGTAGCAGAGGGAAAACTTTCCTGCCAGTTATACCAACGTAGTGCCGATATTTTTCTGGGGGTTCCGTTTAATATAGCTTCCTATGCCCTGTTAACTATGATGGTGGCACAGGTATGCGGTTATAAACCAGGTGAGTTTATTCATACTTTTGGCGATGCTCATATATATAATAATCATATGGAACAGGTTGAATTACAGTTGAGCCGTGAACCACGACCCCTGCCTAAAATGATTATTAACAAAGAAATAAAAGATATTTTCGATTTTAAATTTGAAGATTTTTCGCTGGTGGATTACAATCCTCATCCACACATTAAAGGTGCAGTAGCTGTATAG
- a CDS encoding isoamylase early set domain-containing protein, with the protein MSIAKQYLKTKSVCKVTFTVPAEEAKNVAVVGDFNDWKPTQGELKRLKNGNFKGTFDLPKDSEYEFRYLIDGSYINDTEADRYQWNDYAGTENAVLVI; encoded by the coding sequence ATGTCGATAGCCAAACAATACTTGAAAACAAAATCGGTTTGTAAAGTAACATTTACAGTTCCGGCCGAAGAAGCAAAAAATGTTGCTGTAGTAGGAGATTTTAACGACTGGAAACCAACACAAGGGGAATTGAAGAGATTAAAAAACGGGAATTTTAAAGGTACTTTTGATTTACCTAAAGATTCTGAATATGAATTTCGTTATTTAATTGACGGATCATATATAAACGATACTGAAGCCGATCGTTATCAGTGGAACGATTACGCGGGAACTGAAAACGCTGTTTTAGTAATTTAA
- a CDS encoding aminotransferase class V-fold PLP-dependent enzyme has product MKNYAEDFPVVSQYTYVNTAASGLLSESLYNWRQEHELDFLIKGSIFRESYPQFLEEIRKSVATFFKAESGNTVLVPNFSFGFNTFLSGLNGRQKVLLIEGDYPSVNWPVKARGYEFVTVEIDEHLEDNIEKAFKAEKPTMFAFSIVQYINGVKIDLKFINELKAKYPEVLFIADGTQYCGTESFDFSLSGIDILGASGYKWMLSGFGNGFLIFKDHLSSNIFKQSFKFEPHTEDFLQGKNHLTSHFEPGHHDSLNYGSLKFSIENQLNKAGAENIGKHLNELSVYAKDKFSNLKLLDNYVLNRKEHSTIFGLNVSKKGYNELRSRDVICSLRGGKLRVSFHLYNSKKDIDKITSILKNVK; this is encoded by the coding sequence ATGAAAAATTATGCTGAAGATTTTCCGGTAGTAAGTCAATATACATATGTAAATACTGCAGCAAGCGGACTCCTTTCCGAAAGCCTTTACAATTGGCGGCAGGAACATGAGCTGGATTTCCTTATAAAAGGGAGCATATTCCGGGAGTCATATCCTCAATTTTTAGAAGAAATAAGGAAAAGTGTGGCCACTTTTTTTAAAGCCGAGTCCGGGAATACTGTTTTAGTTCCTAATTTTTCGTTTGGGTTCAATACTTTTTTGAGTGGTCTTAACGGGCGGCAAAAAGTTTTGCTGATAGAAGGTGATTATCCTTCGGTTAACTGGCCTGTGAAAGCAAGGGGATATGAATTTGTTACTGTTGAAATTGATGAACATCTGGAAGACAATATAGAAAAAGCTTTTAAAGCGGAAAAACCCACCATGTTTGCATTTAGTATTGTTCAATATATAAACGGGGTTAAAATAGATTTAAAATTTATTAATGAATTAAAAGCAAAATATCCTGAAGTGCTTTTTATAGCAGATGGGACCCAGTATTGCGGAACCGAATCCTTTGATTTTTCATTGTCGGGGATAGATATTTTGGGAGCAAGCGGATATAAGTGGATGCTTTCCGGTTTTGGAAACGGGTTTCTTATATTCAAAGATCATTTAAGCAGTAACATTTTTAAACAGTCGTTTAAATTTGAACCTCACACAGAAGATTTCCTGCAGGGGAAAAATCATCTCACCAGCCATTTTGAACCGGGCCATCATGATTCTTTAAACTATGGCAGCCTTAAATTTTCAATAGAAAACCAGCTTAACAAAGCAGGGGCAGAAAATATTGGAAAACATTTAAATGAACTATCCGTATATGCAAAAGATAAGTTTTCTAACTTGAAGCTACTGGATAATTATGTTTTAAACCGAAAAGAACACTCTACAATATTTGGGCTTAACGTAAGCAAAAAAGGATATAATGAATTAAGAAGCAGAGATGTGATTTGTTCTTTAAGAGGAGGAAAATTGAGGGTGAGTTTTCATCTTTATAACTCAAAAAAGGATATTGATAAAATAACATCCATCCTTAAAAATGTTAAATAG
- a CDS encoding 2TM domain-containing protein — MEKINLEQHELIENAQNRIKQKKRLYFHFVVFVVAGIFMYITNKILHFYEEHDWYVWVLILWGFFFVLHFINVFITNKFLGREWERKQREKLVALQKDKIADIKRELEQKTSIYESKKNQNPE, encoded by the coding sequence TTGGAAAAAATAAATTTAGAACAGCATGAGCTTATAGAAAACGCCCAAAACCGGATTAAACAGAAAAAAAGGTTATACTTTCATTTTGTTGTTTTCGTTGTTGCAGGCATTTTTATGTACATAACCAACAAAATCCTCCACTTTTATGAAGAACATGACTGGTATGTGTGGGTATTAATTTTGTGGGGATTCTTTTTTGTTCTTCATTTTATAAATGTTTTCATTACCAACAAGTTTTTAGGCAGGGAATGGGAACGAAAGCAACGTGAAAAGCTTGTAGCCCTTCAAAAAGATAAAATAGCGGACATAAAAAGGGAACTGGAACAAAAAACTTCTATATACGAATCAAAAAAAAACCAAAATCCGGAATGA
- a CDS encoding dihydrofolate reductase → MITIIAAAAENNALGKDNDLVWHLPDDFKRFKQLTTGHFIIMGRKTFESFPKPLPNRTHVVITRQTDYNPDGCIVVNSMEKALELAKDDPQPFIIGGGEIYKLGLPYCNKIELTRVHASFDADTFFPEIEEGKWTLIQSTHHPKDDKHKYDFTYLTYSRK, encoded by the coding sequence ATGATTACAATTATTGCTGCTGCTGCTGAAAATAACGCATTGGGAAAAGATAATGATCTTGTATGGCATTTACCGGATGATTTTAAACGGTTTAAACAACTCACAACCGGACATTTTATAATTATGGGAAGAAAAACGTTTGAATCGTTTCCTAAACCTCTTCCCAACAGAACTCATGTGGTTATTACCCGGCAAACAGATTATAATCCGGATGGATGCATAGTGGTAAATAGTATGGAAAAAGCACTGGAACTGGCTAAAGATGATCCTCAGCCATTTATTATCGGAGGTGGTGAAATATATAAACTCGGATTACCTTATTGCAATAAAATTGAACTAACAAGGGTACATGCTTCTTTTGATGCAGATACTTTTTTTCCCGAAATTGAGGAAGGAAAATGGACTCTTATACAATCTACTCACCATCCAAAAGATGACAAACACAAGTATGATTTTACTTATTTAACTTACTCAAGAAAATGA
- a CDS encoding fructosamine kinase family protein encodes MIFEKLQLITPILEARLKTVVLNIYPLTGGDINDVFLIEYETGKFVIKINSAYTYPKMFEAEKTGLEILRNSNTIQIPEVYFTETVNDISFIVLEYIEQGNRKKDFWKKFGTQLAALHKTSSDNFGFYSSNYIGSLVQSNDRKNSAMDFYISQRLEPQFKLAFNNGYIFKNRGAFYKNIETVIPNEKPSLIHGDLWMGNYLVSDKGDPCLIDPSVSYSFREMDIAMMHLFGGFEDLLFHVYNEIFPLEKNWKNRMDVWQLYYLLVHLNLFGSSYFGRVQQILKKYC; translated from the coding sequence ATGATTTTTGAGAAACTTCAGTTAATCACTCCCATTCTTGAGGCAAGGTTAAAAACGGTTGTTTTAAACATATACCCACTTACCGGAGGTGATATTAATGATGTTTTTCTAATTGAATATGAAACCGGAAAATTTGTTATTAAAATAAATAGTGCCTACACTTACCCCAAAATGTTTGAAGCCGAAAAAACAGGTTTGGAAATTTTAAGAAACAGTAACACAATACAGATACCGGAAGTTTATTTTACAGAAACTGTGAATGACATTTCTTTTATCGTTTTAGAATATATTGAACAGGGAAACAGAAAAAAGGATTTCTGGAAAAAATTCGGTACTCAACTGGCAGCTCTTCATAAAACTTCATCAGATAATTTCGGATTTTATTCTTCCAACTATATTGGTAGCTTGGTTCAAAGTAATGACCGAAAAAATTCTGCTATGGATTTTTATATCAGCCAGCGACTGGAACCTCAATTTAAACTGGCTTTTAATAACGGTTATATTTTTAAAAACCGGGGAGCTTTTTATAAAAATATAGAAACGGTTATCCCTAACGAAAAACCCTCCTTAATACATGGCGATTTATGGATGGGAAATTATCTTGTTTCAGATAAAGGAGATCCCTGTTTAATTGACCCTTCCGTTTCCTATTCATTCAGGGAAATGGATATAGCTATGATGCATTTATTCGGAGGGTTTGAAGACCTATTGTTTCATGTATATAATGAAATATTTCCTTTAGAGAAAAATTGGAAAAACAGAATGGATGTCTGGCAACTTTACTATTTGCTTGTACATTTAAATCTTTTTGGCAGCAGTTATTTTGGACGTGTGCAGCAAATATTAAAAAAGTATTGTTAA
- the murI gene encoding glutamate racemase — MNNKPIGVFDSGVGGTSIWKEIHKLLPKESIIYLADSKNAPYGEKTKQEIVDLSIKNTEFLLHKECKIIVVACNTATTNTIHYLRENYQIPFIGIEPAIKPAALNTKTGVVGVLATRGTLTSELFSKTSDLYASGIQVVEQYGDGLVPLIEADNIDSTEMRNLLYKYLKPIIEAKADYLVLGCTHYPYLIPEIKKILPSHIAIIDSGEAVARQTKAVLEKLNLLSNNKTKSQLQFYSNTSKELLSVFLKDVEEEIEVNYLDF; from the coding sequence ATGAATAACAAGCCAATTGGTGTTTTTGATTCGGGAGTGGGTGGAACTTCCATATGGAAGGAAATACATAAACTTCTTCCAAAGGAATCTATAATTTATCTTGCCGATAGTAAAAATGCTCCCTACGGTGAAAAAACAAAGCAGGAAATAGTAGATTTAAGCATAAAAAACACAGAATTTCTACTGCATAAAGAGTGCAAAATAATAGTGGTCGCTTGTAATACTGCTACAACTAATACAATACATTACCTTAGGGAAAATTATCAAATTCCTTTTATAGGCATTGAACCTGCAATAAAACCGGCAGCCCTTAACACCAAAACCGGTGTTGTAGGTGTGTTGGCAACCCGAGGAACTTTAACAAGCGAGCTTTTTAGTAAAACCTCCGATCTATATGCCAGCGGAATACAAGTAGTAGAGCAGTATGGAGATGGTTTGGTACCTCTTATTGAAGCTGATAACATAGATAGTACAGAAATGCGTAATCTTTTATACAAATACTTAAAACCAATTATTGAAGCCAAAGCAGATTACCTTGTTTTAGGTTGTACTCATTACCCTTATCTTATCCCGGAGATAAAAAAGATCCTTCCTTCTCATATTGCCATTATAGATTCAGGAGAAGCAGTTGCTCGTCAAACCAAGGCAGTGTTAGAAAAGTTAAACCTGCTAAGCAATAATAAAACTAAGTCTCAACTTCAGTTTTATTCAAATACCAGTAAAGAACTATTATCAGTATTTTTAAAAGATGTAGAGGAAGAAATAGAAGTAAATTATCTCGATTTCTGA
- a CDS encoding OmpH family outer membrane protein, which translates to MKQLKKLVIAFALVVGTMSFVNAQSKLAHINVQQLLADMPEMKAAEAELTKLSKNYEADIRTTMQELQTKVALYEKEAPTKTDEENAQRMQEVQGIQQNIQQANQVAQQELGKKRMEILEPILKKANDAILKVGRAQGFDFVLDSSAGSGVILADGKDLLADVKKELGF; encoded by the coding sequence ATGAAACAATTAAAAAAACTGGTAATTGCATTTGCGTTGGTTGTAGGAACTATGAGTTTTGTAAACGCACAAAGTAAGCTTGCTCATATAAATGTACAACAATTATTAGCAGACATGCCCGAAATGAAGGCTGCTGAAGCAGAGCTTACAAAACTAAGCAAGAACTATGAGGCAGATATAAGAACCACCATGCAGGAACTTCAAACTAAGGTTGCATTATACGAAAAAGAAGCTCCTACTAAAACCGATGAAGAAAATGCTCAAAGAATGCAGGAAGTACAAGGCATTCAGCAAAATATTCAGCAAGCTAACCAGGTAGCACAACAAGAACTTGGCAAAAAAAGAATGGAAATCCTTGAGCCTATTCTTAAAAAAGCCAACGATGCTATATTGAAAGTAGGGAGAGCACAAGGTTTTGATTTTGTTTTAGATTCTTCTGCTGGTTCAGGAGTGATCTTAGCCGATGGCAAAGACCTTTTAGCCGATGTTAAAAAAGAATTAGGATTTTAA
- a CDS encoding OmpH family outer membrane protein translates to MKVKVLLLLLSLVALKSFSQKSVRIGYIDMEYILQNVDEYRDANKQLETKVQKWKTEIETQKGSIEQMKKDLSAEKILLTPELIEEREEDIKAMEESMIEYQQDRFGPQGDLVMQKKMLIQPIQDQVFNAVQDIAQNRRYDFIFDKSADIVMLYSDKRHDISDLVLRVINKTRKTSKLNNNSESAQDIIEDEMDPDLEERKKLQEEKREERLKQIEENREAKLKELEERKKAYEERRKKLLEQREAAKKAKEEEKDKNNEDKKEEEQKLN, encoded by the coding sequence ATGAAAGTTAAAGTTCTTTTATTATTGTTAAGTTTAGTCGCCTTAAAATCTTTTTCCCAAAAAAGTGTAAGAATAGGTTATATTGACATGGAGTATATACTTCAAAATGTTGATGAGTATAGAGATGCAAACAAGCAATTGGAAACTAAGGTACAAAAGTGGAAAACCGAAATTGAAACACAAAAAGGTTCCATAGAGCAAATGAAAAAAGACCTTAGTGCAGAAAAAATCCTCCTTACACCTGAATTGATTGAAGAACGAGAAGAAGACATTAAGGCCATGGAGGAGAGTATGATTGAGTATCAACAAGACCGTTTCGGGCCACAAGGCGATCTGGTTATGCAAAAGAAAATGCTTATACAGCCTATTCAGGATCAGGTTTTTAATGCCGTACAGGATATTGCCCAAAACAGGCGCTACGATTTTATTTTTGATAAATCAGCCGATATTGTAATGTTGTATTCAGACAAAAGACACGATATTAGCGATTTGGTTTTAAGGGTTATTAATAAAACAAGAAAAACCAGTAAATTGAATAATAATAGTGAAAGTGCGCAGGATATAATAGAAGATGAAATGGATCCTGATCTTGAAGAAAGAAAAAAATTGCAGGAAGAGAAAAGAGAGGAAAGACTTAAACAGATTGAAGAAAATCGCGAAGCCAAACTAAAAGAACTTGAAGAAAGAAAAAAAGCATACGAAGAAAGAAGAAAAAAGCTTTTAGAACAAAGAGAAGCTGCTAAAAAAGCTAAAGAAGAAGAAAAGGATAAAAATAACGAGGATAAAAAAGAAGAAGAACAAAAATTAAATTAA
- the bamA gene encoding outer membrane protein assembly factor BamA: MFRYFGVFTLLNLFFLNFTTAQETTIDKGEKYILGGIEVTGIKSYSEQTVVAYTGLRVGQEITVPGEQISEVINKLWGLKMFSDINFYITNIEDGKVFLELNIQELPTLSDVKITGVKEKKTEEIIKDADLKKGKKVTEGFIANTKNYLLNKYKKQGYLNTKVNINTVEDTDTTQTNAVKMVVRIDKGEKVKIKDINFEGNEQLKDKKLQKAMKNTKERALGRFWKKSKFIPEDYKEDLTSVVDAYKEKGYRDARILSDSIIYNNDNTISINIDVEEGNKYYIGDIDFVGNTVYTDQYLSRVLGIKKGDTYNGVLLRKRIQDNTKPDAEDIANLYQNNGYLFSTINPVEVSAVNDTIDFEIRIIEGKPAYFNNITVTGNDKTNDHVIYRELRTRPGQLYSKENVIRTIRELGQLGYFDPEQITPNIQNANPQEGTVDIEYGLVEKGTSQIELQGGFGGGGFIGTLGLSFSNFAIKDIFNKEAYKPVPMGDGQRISLRLQASRYFQNYSFSFVEPWLGGEKPVQFSASISHSINYRFTGYSGDVDKNQRFNLSGLTVGLAKRLEWPDNYFTLSHAFSFQLYDLKNYSTGLFNFSTGMSRSFAYTVALSRNSLFTNPIFPLGGSEFSISAKLTPPYSLFNNIDYGDLENQEEYQLKSSSGQLIDEDGNLVSESGKDPVPDEAKIGQTKIKWQEFYKIKFKGAWYTRLVDKLVLKTQGEFGFLGAYNNDRGIIPFERFYLGGDGLGNFTMDGRETIGLRGYENQSLSSNDGSTIYNKYSLELRYPLTLKPSASIYALTFLEGGAGFDNFRDFNPFNVKRSAGAGIRIFMPAFGLLGIDFGYGFDEDPFTNQVSGWQTHFIIGQQF, translated from the coding sequence ATGTTCAGATATTTTGGGGTATTTACATTATTAAATTTATTCTTTTTAAATTTTACAACAGCTCAGGAAACCACGATAGATAAAGGCGAAAAGTATATACTTGGCGGTATCGAAGTTACAGGTATAAAAAGCTATAGTGAACAAACTGTAGTGGCTTACACAGGCCTTAGGGTAGGACAGGAAATAACAGTACCGGGAGAACAGATAAGTGAAGTAATCAATAAGCTTTGGGGTTTAAAAATGTTCAGCGATATCAACTTTTATATTACCAATATAGAAGATGGTAAGGTTTTTTTAGAACTTAATATACAGGAATTGCCTACATTATCCGATGTGAAAATTACCGGGGTCAAAGAGAAAAAAACAGAAGAAATAATTAAAGATGCCGACCTTAAAAAAGGTAAAAAAGTTACCGAAGGTTTTATCGCAAACACAAAAAACTATCTTCTCAATAAATACAAAAAACAAGGTTATTTAAATACAAAAGTAAATATCAACACCGTTGAGGATACCGACACTACACAAACCAATGCAGTTAAAATGGTAGTGCGAATTGACAAAGGAGAAAAAGTAAAAATAAAAGACATAAATTTTGAGGGCAATGAACAGCTAAAGGACAAAAAGTTGCAAAAAGCCATGAAAAATACAAAAGAACGTGCTTTAGGACGTTTTTGGAAAAAATCAAAATTTATACCCGAAGATTATAAAGAAGATTTAACATCGGTAGTAGATGCATACAAAGAAAAAGGATACAGGGATGCCCGGATTCTTTCAGATTCTATTATATATAACAATGATAATACGATCAGCATTAATATAGATGTTGAAGAAGGTAATAAATACTATATAGGTGATATTGATTTTGTTGGGAACACCGTTTATACCGATCAATATCTCTCCCGGGTATTAGGAATAAAAAAAGGAGACACTTATAATGGTGTGCTTTTAAGAAAACGTATTCAGGATAATACTAAACCAGATGCCGAAGATATAGCAAACCTTTATCAGAATAACGGATATTTATTCTCTACAATTAATCCTGTAGAGGTATCAGCAGTAAATGATACTATTGATTTTGAAATAAGAATAATAGAAGGTAAACCCGCATATTTCAATAATATTACTGTAACAGGCAACGATAAAACAAATGATCATGTTATCTACAGGGAACTTCGTACAAGGCCCGGGCAGCTCTACAGCAAAGAAAATGTTATCAGAACGATAAGGGAGTTGGGGCAATTAGGATATTTTGATCCCGAACAGATTACACCCAATATTCAAAACGCAAACCCTCAGGAAGGTACAGTAGATATAGAATACGGATTAGTAGAAAAAGGTACCAGCCAGATAGAATTGCAAGGTGGTTTTGGCGGTGGTGGTTTTATAGGAACTTTAGGCTTGTCATTTAGCAACTTTGCTATAAAAGATATTTTTAATAAAGAAGCTTATAAACCTGTTCCTATGGGAGACGGGCAAAGAATTTCCTTAAGACTACAGGCCAGCAGATATTTTCAAAACTATAGTTTCTCATTTGTAGAACCATGGCTGGGAGGAGAAAAACCTGTACAATTCTCGGCTTCTATCTCTCATAGTATTAACTACAGGTTTACCGGATATAGCGGCGATGTTGATAAAAATCAACGATTTAACCTTTCCGGACTTACAGTAGGGTTAGCAAAGAGGTTAGAATGGCCGGATAACTATTTTACACTTTCACATGCTTTCAGTTTCCAGTTATATGACCTTAAAAATTACAGTACCGGTTTGTTTAATTTCAGTACAGGTATGTCCAGGTCATTTGCATACACAGTAGCTTTATCCCGAAATAGTTTGTTTACAAACCCTATTTTTCCATTAGGAGGATCGGAGTTTAGTATAAGTGCAAAGCTTACCCCCCCATATTCCCTTTTTAATAATATTGATTATGGAGATTTGGAAAACCAGGAAGAATATCAGTTAAAAAGTTCCTCCGGTCAGTTAATAGATGAAGACGGAAATTTAGTATCTGAAAGCGGTAAAGATCCGGTGCCGGACGAGGCAAAAATCGGACAAACTAAAATTAAATGGCAGGAATTTTATAAAATTAAATTCAAAGGAGCCTGGTATACAAGGTTAGTTGATAAACTCGTATTGAAAACCCAGGGGGAATTTGGTTTTCTCGGAGCATATAACAATGACAGGGGAATCATTCCGTTTGAGCGTTTTTATTTAGGCGGTGATGGCTTGGGTAATTTCACGATGGACGGCAGGGAAACAATAGGTTTACGAGGATATGAAAACCAGTCTTTATCATCCAACGATGGCTCTACCATTTATAACAAATATTCACTAGAGCTGCGTTATCCTTTAACTTTAAAACCAAGTGCATCAATCTATGCATTAACCTTTTTAGAAGGAGGTGCCGGATTTGACAATTTTAGAGACTTTAATCCGTTTAATGTAAAACGCTCTGCAGGAGCAGGTATTCGTATATTTATGCCGGCGTTCGGATTATTAGGAATAGATTTTGGATATGGGTTTGATGAAGATCCTTTTACAAATCAGGTTAGCGGTTGGCAAACACATTTTATAATCGGACAACAATTTTAA
- a CDS encoding isoprenyl transferase yields the protein MLKNDEKINCLNKQNLPKHVAIIMDGNGRWAKKQGKKRIFGHQHGTNAVREAVEGCAEIGIKNLTLYAFSTENWNRPKLEVEMLMKLLVTSLKKELKTLLDNNIRLNTIGNINSLPEITRKELLDVIEKTKDNNHMVLTLALSYGSREELKNVVKQIANKVKNNIISADSIDESLINNHLYTHDLPDVDLLIRTSGECRISNFLLWQIAYAELYFTDVLWPDFKKDHLCQAIINYQKRERRFGKTSEQLN from the coding sequence ATGCTAAAAAACGACGAAAAAATAAATTGTTTAAATAAACAAAACTTGCCCAAACATGTTGCCATTATAATGGATGGTAATGGACGTTGGGCAAAAAAACAAGGAAAAAAAAGGATTTTTGGCCATCAACACGGAACAAATGCAGTTAGAGAAGCTGTTGAAGGCTGTGCAGAAATAGGAATAAAAAATCTCACATTATACGCTTTTTCTACCGAAAATTGGAATAGGCCCAAACTGGAGGTAGAAATGCTTATGAAGCTTTTGGTTACCTCCCTCAAAAAGGAACTAAAAACGTTGTTGGATAACAACATCAGGTTAAATACGATAGGCAATATAAATTCATTACCCGAAATCACCCGTAAAGAACTCCTCGATGTTATTGAAAAAACTAAAGATAACAACCACATGGTACTTACTTTAGCTTTGAGTTATGGCAGTAGAGAAGAATTGAAAAATGTTGTTAAACAAATAGCAAACAAAGTTAAAAATAATATAATTTCGGCCGATAGTATTGATGAATCACTTATAAATAATCATCTTTACACGCATGATCTGCCCGATGTAGATTTGCTTATACGTACAAGCGGAGAGTGTAGAATAAGCAATTTTCTGCTTTGGCAAATAGCGTATGCTGAATTATATTTTACCGATGTTTTATGGCCTGATTTTAAAAAAGATCATTTGTGTCAGGCAATAATAAACTATCAAAAAAGAGAAAGAAGATTTGGAAAAACTAGCGAACAACTTAACTAA